A region from the Anaerolineales bacterium genome encodes:
- a CDS encoding glycine/sarcosine/betaine reductase selenoprotein B family protein, producing MPVDSFRYLPRIIAAFYKATEREPELPIPWTPLPRPVEECIFGLVTSGGLYRSGSEPPFDIERERKEPTWGDPTFRTIPTDVDLREIRISHLHINQEMVLEDINVLLPIDRMRELVRAEEIGGLAEFAYSFMGFQGYPPDASAWREVYGPNVADRLLSEGVQCVLLTPT from the coding sequence ATGCCGGTCGATAGTTTTAGATATTTGCCTCGAATCATTGCAGCGTTTTATAAGGCGACCGAGCGTGAGCCGGAACTGCCCATTCCCTGGACGCCGCTGCCGCGACCTGTGGAAGAATGTATCTTCGGGCTGGTAACCTCGGGGGGCCTCTATCGCTCCGGCAGCGAGCCTCCTTTCGACATCGAACGAGAAAGGAAAGAGCCCACCTGGGGAGATCCGACGTTCCGCACGATTCCGACAGACGTCGATCTGCGTGAGATACGCATCAGCCATCTGCACATCAATCAAGAGATGGTGCTCGAGGATATCAACGTTCTCCTGCCCATCGACCGCATGCGTGAATTGGTGCGGGCGGAAGAGATCGGCGGGCTGGCGGAGTTTGCCTATTCGTTCATGGGTTTCCAGGGGTATCCACCGGACGCCAGTGCGTGGCGTGAGGTCTACGGTCCAAATGTCGCCGATCGACTGCTCTCCGAGGGGGTCCAGTGTGTGCTGCTCACACCGACTTGA
- a CDS encoding DinB family protein, whose product MVNKEQLIDGFALNLSLIRRQCDGLEHEDSLRQPPFRGNCLNWVLGHILVGRDRVLHLLGEKPTLSTEEKKHYETNSDPITEDSEENLELADLLARLRSAQEHISTGLQRATPEDLSKAIDIENPTVTIGKEIFGLYFHDTYHTGQTELLRQLAGTNDKVV is encoded by the coding sequence ATGGTCAACAAGGAACAGCTGATCGACGGTTTTGCCCTCAATCTTTCTCTCATCCGAAGACAGTGTGACGGGCTCGAGCACGAGGACAGTCTGCGGCAGCCTCCTTTTCGCGGTAACTGCCTGAACTGGGTTCTCGGGCACATCCTCGTCGGGCGGGATCGCGTTTTACATCTCCTGGGAGAAAAGCCCACACTCTCGACGGAAGAAAAGAAACACTACGAAACCAATTCCGATCCGATCACGGAGGACAGCGAGGAAAATCTCGAGCTGGCCGATTTGCTGGCCCGTCTGCGATCGGCGCAAGAGCACATCTCGACCGGTCTGCAGCGCGCCACCCCGGAAGATCTCTCGAAAGCGATCGATATAGAAAATCCCACCGTCACGATTGGGAAGGAAATCTTCGGCTTGTACTTCCACGATACCTACCACACGGGGCAAACAGAACTGCTGCGCCAATTGGCCGGCACGAACGACAAGGTTGTGTAG
- a CDS encoding polymer-forming cytoskeletal protein, translating to MFRRTSDMPAETQPVPERVDSVLGPGIIWQGQISGTGGVRIEGVFDGDISLQGLVVVGEGGRVTCEHIRAVTVVVAGSVKGDITARKVEITRNGRIWGDVVTTSFSTEEGAFLRGKITMEEEIDLGFKGESEQEETQEALDEGQAASEAAVEES from the coding sequence ATGTTTCGTAGAACGAGCGACATGCCTGCCGAAACCCAGCCGGTGCCCGAGCGGGTGGACTCCGTGCTCGGGCCAGGAATCATTTGGCAAGGGCAGATCTCCGGCACGGGCGGGGTGCGCATCGAGGGGGTTTTCGATGGGGATATTTCCCTGCAAGGATTGGTCGTGGTCGGAGAAGGGGGCCGTGTGACTTGCGAACACATCCGCGCCGTGACGGTGGTCGTCGCCGGCTCCGTCAAGGGGGACATCACTGCCCGCAAGGTCGAGATCACGCGCAACGGCCGCATCTGGGGGGACGTCGTCACCACTTCATTTTCGACGGAAGAAGGCGCCTTTCTGCGGGGCAAGATCACCATGGAAGAGGAAATCGATCTCGGTTTTAAGGGCGAATCGGAGCAGGAAGAAACGCAAGAGGCGCTCGATGAAGGCCAGGCGGCTTCGGAAGCGGCGGTGGAAGAATCGTAG